A stretch of Dermochelys coriacea isolate rDerCor1 chromosome 6, rDerCor1.pri.v4, whole genome shotgun sequence DNA encodes these proteins:
- the STX1B gene encoding syntaxin-1B: MKDRTQELRTAKDSDDEEEVVHVDRDHFMDEFFEQVEEIRGCIEKLSEDVEQVKKQHSAILAAPNPDEKTKQELEDLTADIKKTANKVRSKLKAIEQSIEQEEGLNRSSADLRIRKTQHSTLSRKFVEVMTEYNATQSKYRDRCKDRIQRQLEITGRTTTNEELEDMLESGKLAIFTDDIKMDSQMTKQALNEIETRHNEIIKLETSIRELHDMFVDMAMLVESQGEMIDRIEYNVEHSVDYVERAVSDTKKAVKYQSKARRKKIMIIICCVVLGVVLASSIGGTLGL, encoded by the exons ATGAAGGACCGTACTCAGGAGCTGAGGACT gcCAAAGACAGCGACGATGAAGAAGAGGTGGTTCATGTGGACCGGGATCATTTTATGGATGAATTCTTTGAACAG GTGGAGGAAATCCGCGGCTGCATAGAGAAGCTGTCGGAGGACGTGGAGCAGGTGAAGAAGCAGCACAGCGCAATCCTGGCTGCCCCCAACCCAGACGAGA AGACCAAGCAGGAGCTTGAGGACCTCACGGCCGACATCAAGAAGACGGCCAACAAGGTGCGCTCCAAGTTGAAAG CCATCGAGCAGAGCATTGAGCAGGAGGAGGGGCTGAACCGGTCCTCGGCTGACCTGCGGATCCGTAAAACACAG cactccACCCTGTCCCGTAAGTTCGTGGAGGTGATGACGGAGTACAACGCCACCCAGTCCAAATACCGGGACCGCTGCAAGGATCGGATCCAGAGGCAACTGGAGATAA CTGGCCGGACAACCACCAACGAAGAGCTCGAAGACATGCTGGAGAGCGGCAAACTGGCTATTTTCACTGATGAT ATCAAAATGGACTCACAGATGACAAAACAGGCTCTGAATGAGATCGAGACCCGACATAATGAGATCATCAAACTGGAAACCAGTATCCGCGAGCTGCATGACATGTTTGTGGACATGGCTATGTTGGTGGAGAGCCAG GGGGAGATGATTGACCGCATTGAATATAACGTGGAGCACTCCGTTGACTACGTGGAAAGAGCTGTGTCCGACACCAAGAAAGCTGTAAAATACCAGAGCAAGGCTCGGAGG AAGAAAATTATGATTATAATTTGTTGCGTGGTCCTTGGTGTAGTTCTTGCTTCCTCAATTGGGGGGACTCTGGGGTtgtaa